The following coding sequences lie in one Danio rerio strain Tuebingen ecotype United States chromosome 25, GRCz12tu, whole genome shotgun sequence genomic window:
- the LOC141381031 gene encoding histone H4 → MSGRGKGGKGLGKGGAKRHRKVLRDNIQGITKPAIRRLARRGGVKRISGLIYEETRGVLKVFLENVIRDAVTYTEHAKRKTVTAMDVVYALKRQGRTLYGFGG, encoded by the coding sequence ATGTCTGGAAGAGGCAAAGGCGGTAAAGGACTTGGTAAAGGAGGCGCTAAGCGTCATCGTAAAGTTCTCCGTGATAACATCCAGGGAATCACCAAGCCCGCTATCCGCCGTCTCGCTCGTCGTGGCGGTGTTAAGCGTATCTCCGGTCTGATCTACGAGGAGACTCGCGGAGTGTTGAAGGTGTTCCTGGAGAACGTCATCCGTGATGCCGTCACCTACACCGAGCACGCCAAGAGAAAGACCGTGACCGCCATGGATGTCGTGTACGCGCTGAAGAGACAGGGACGCACTCTGTACGGCTTTGGCGGTTAA